The Sulfurospirillum halorespirans DSM 13726 genome has a window encoding:
- a CDS encoding HD domain-containing phosphohydrolase produces MNIRTKVKLSFVVVIAMLLFLGGISAIITYQIKENNTFRENISSILLMQEGMNDIILESTKLTDALKLEQLHTEFVMYEKNFEDLRTILSTHAHTSTLNTFIVNMREDKMIQNYLNALYANEHRIELMYSALFNLEREKLDYVTIFNALYPEENRARLEIQEHLLHNNHLAQIKALSDLRYYSKETLYQHGNEATLQKWLAPINELLDATVNETEGDLHENLLYYKEVVGIIAEKAISIERTKAIENETITEASNVLDENKNVSLALEKTISQLSNEFIDQMRLIQLFVGIATIVFIVLLALKVSRNVSLSMDEVEAKIEEGLQEVNALNQEIEDTQKEVIFTMGAIGESRSRETGNHVKRVAEYSKILALHYGLDEEEAEMLKLASPMHDIGKIGIPDRVLNKPGRFDEEERAIMDTHAMLGYEMLKYSTRPLLKIAAIVAKEHHEKYDGTGYPEQKSGEEIHVYGRITALADVFDALGSERVYKSAWDDEKIFALFQSERGKHFDPKLVDIFFEHLDEFLHVREQMRD; encoded by the coding sequence ATGAATATTCGCACAAAAGTCAAACTGAGCTTTGTTGTGGTTATTGCAATGTTGCTTTTTTTAGGGGGCATTAGTGCGATTATTACCTATCAAATTAAAGAAAATAACACGTTTCGAGAAAACATTTCATCAATTTTGCTGATGCAAGAGGGGATGAATGACATTATCCTTGAAAGCACTAAACTGACAGACGCTCTTAAATTAGAGCAGTTGCATACAGAATTTGTGATGTATGAAAAGAATTTTGAAGATTTACGCACCATACTCTCCACGCATGCGCATACGTCTACGCTCAATACATTTATCGTCAATATGCGCGAAGATAAGATGATCCAAAACTATTTGAATGCGTTGTACGCCAATGAGCATCGCATTGAGCTGATGTACAGTGCGCTTTTCAACCTTGAGCGTGAGAAGCTTGATTACGTCACGATTTTTAACGCGCTTTACCCTGAAGAAAATCGCGCGCGTCTTGAAATTCAAGAGCATCTTTTACACAATAATCACCTTGCGCAGATTAAAGCTTTGAGTGATTTGAGGTACTACAGCAAAGAGACGCTTTACCAACATGGTAATGAAGCCACATTGCAAAAATGGCTCGCACCTATTAATGAGCTCCTTGATGCAACCGTGAATGAGACAGAGGGTGATTTGCATGAAAATTTGCTCTATTACAAAGAAGTCGTGGGCATTATCGCTGAGAAAGCCATTAGCATTGAACGAACCAAAGCGATTGAAAATGAGACGATCACCGAAGCGTCTAACGTGTTGGATGAAAACAAAAATGTCAGCCTTGCCTTAGAAAAAACGATCTCACAATTATCGAATGAGTTTATTGACCAAATGCGTCTTATTCAGCTTTTTGTCGGTATTGCAACGATTGTGTTTATCGTGCTGCTCGCCCTTAAAGTTTCACGCAATGTTTCGCTGAGCATGGATGAGGTGGAAGCGAAAATAGAAGAGGGTTTGCAAGAGGTAAATGCGCTCAATCAAGAGATTGAAGACACGCAAAAAGAGGTTATTTTTACGATGGGTGCCATTGGCGAAAGTCGCTCTCGTGAGACAGGAAATCATGTAAAGCGCGTTGCGGAGTACTCTAAAATCCTTGCGTTGCATTACGGGTTGGATGAAGAAGAGGCAGAAATGCTCAAACTGGCGTCTCCAATGCACGACATCGGTAAAATAGGCATCCCCGATCGTGTTTTAAACAAGCCGGGCCGATTTGATGAAGAGGAACGTGCAATCATGGATACCCACGCAATGCTAGGTTATGAGATGCTCAAATATTCCACACGCCCTTTGCTGAAAATTGCAGCAATTGTAGCCAAAGAGCATCATGAAAAGTACGATGGCACAGGCTATCCTGAACAAAAAAGTGGTGAGGAGATTCATGTTTATGGGCGTATTACCGCACTGGCAGATGTTTTTGACGCCCTTGGGAGCGAGCGCGTATATAAATCTGCATGGGATGATGAGAAAATTTTCGCACTTTTCCAGAGCGAAAGAGGGAAGCATTTCGATCCTAAGCTGGTCGATATTTTCTTTGAGCACTTAGATGAATTTTTACATGTAAGAGAGCAAATGCGCGATTGA
- a CDS encoding ABC transporter permease, translating to MKSKPSLQVTQTNDGFTVILQGQWVKEAVKALDLAFNALTCKPETAYTFDLSGIREFDTHGIMLILHYAKKLEAHKCTVSKVGASESFEKLFAVCEQNYPADKIIPPHENFILSYLENVGKQMFEGYKTLSFFFAFTGELSHFVMAAFLKPFTIRLKATLYHIEQSGAGAIPIILLTSFLIGIVIAYQGAAQLEKFGANIFIVEMVTISAVRELAPLLTAIVVAGRSASAYTAQIGVMKITDEVDAMSSMGFSPWNFLVLPRLFALILSMPLLVFFADIVSIFGGMVIATTKLDVSFVEFIDRIKETVALKHLIIGLIKAPIFGAVIATIGCFRGFQIDSSTESVGKYTTISVVNAIFWVIAIDAIISVLLTEIGL from the coding sequence ATGAAAAGCAAACCCTCACTGCAAGTAACACAAACAAACGATGGTTTTACGGTGATATTGCAGGGTCAATGGGTCAAAGAGGCGGTTAAAGCGCTTGATCTGGCATTTAACGCGCTTACATGTAAACCAGAAACTGCCTATACATTTGATCTCTCAGGCATTCGTGAATTTGACACGCATGGTATTATGCTTATTTTGCACTATGCTAAAAAACTGGAAGCACACAAATGCACTGTCTCAAAAGTGGGTGCGAGTGAATCGTTCGAAAAGCTATTCGCAGTTTGTGAGCAAAACTACCCCGCAGACAAGATCATTCCCCCTCACGAAAATTTTATACTCTCGTATTTAGAAAACGTCGGTAAACAGATGTTTGAAGGCTACAAAACCCTCTCTTTTTTCTTCGCTTTTACAGGAGAGCTGAGCCATTTTGTTATGGCTGCTTTTCTAAAACCTTTTACCATTCGTCTGAAAGCAACGCTGTATCACATTGAGCAAAGCGGTGCTGGGGCTATTCCTATCATTTTACTCACCTCTTTTTTGATTGGTATTGTCATTGCGTATCAAGGGGCAGCCCAACTGGAAAAATTTGGTGCCAATATTTTCATTGTCGAAATGGTCACGATCTCTGCTGTGCGTGAGTTAGCCCCACTTTTAACTGCCATCGTCGTAGCAGGACGAAGTGCTTCAGCCTACACCGCGCAAATTGGTGTTATGAAAATCACTGATGAAGTCGATGCCATGAGCTCCATGGGCTTTTCGCCATGGAATTTTTTGGTCTTACCTCGTCTTTTTGCTTTGATACTCTCCATGCCTCTTTTAGTCTTTTTTGCTGATATTGTCTCGATTTTTGGCGGTATGGTCATCGCTACAACCAAACTGGATGTGAGTTTTGTCGAATTTATTGACCGCATTAAAGAGACCGTTGCGCTTAAACACCTGATCATCGGGTTGATTAAAGCGCCTATTTTTGGAGCTGTTATCGCGACCATTGGCTGTTTTCGTGGCTTTCAGATCGATAGTAGCACCGAGAGTGTCGGTAAATACACCACTATTAGCGTCGTCAATGCTATTTTTTGGGTGATCGCCATTGATGCGATTATCTCTGTTCTGTTAACGGAGATCGGCTTATGA
- a CDS encoding ABC-type transport auxiliary lipoprotein family protein, translating to MKPILLAIFTLFILSGCSVKEASLKPYNYTLEPMLKLKHVSVQNQDVLKVAYIDAPSGLNSRAILYKKDGAMQPYKYGTWSETPPLKLQHLITEALMDQHHFSSVISGTSMAANNLVLEPVLQNFEEVFREDGTSYVHVSLRFRVVEIKNGNVLGSIKLSSKEEVTNTNGASGTVEAFNLATADVIQSLATWINEVRK from the coding sequence ATGAAACCGATACTGCTTGCAATTTTCACACTCTTCATACTCAGTGGATGTAGCGTCAAAGAGGCCTCTTTGAAACCCTACAACTATACTCTAGAGCCCATGTTAAAGCTAAAACACGTTAGCGTCCAAAACCAAGATGTGCTCAAAGTTGCCTACATCGATGCACCTAGTGGGCTCAATAGCCGAGCGATCTTGTACAAAAAAGATGGTGCGATGCAACCTTACAAATACGGAACATGGAGCGAAACGCCTCCTTTAAAACTCCAGCACCTCATCACCGAAGCCTTGATGGATCAACACCATTTTAGTTCGGTTATTTCAGGAACGTCCATGGCAGCCAATAACCTTGTATTGGAGCCTGTCCTTCAAAATTTTGAAGAGGTTTTTAGAGAAGATGGAACATCCTATGTGCATGTAAGTCTACGTTTTCGTGTCGTCGAAATCAAAAATGGTAACGTGCTAGGCAGTATAAAACTCTCTTCCAAAGAAGAGGTTACCAACACCAACGGTGCGTCAGGAACGGTTGAAGCGTTTAATTTAGCAACTGCCGATGTCATCCAAAGCCTCGCCACCTGGATCAATGAGGTTCGCAAGTAA
- a CDS encoding MFS transporter gives MKHYVELLRNNTTLRRLSIIQLISYFGAWFSHMGIYTLLIQLDAPVWALSAAAGFTFLPSMLLAPFSGAIIDKVDTKKFMLFLTAIEIVTVFWLMFITSLDALWILLGLIFIRMGTGSIYFQTEMSLLPKLLNNDELKLANEIHSMIWSISYAFGMAVAGFYIHYFGTTSAFVADMVLYCISFYLLLGLDIPSIASKHALHVKAMIWSGFVYIRENPKIMHLIFLHASVGLTAYDALIALLADHQYKQFLSIALVMGFINASRALSQVLGQFLLSRYITKETLFYIFIVQGIGIMVWGVLQYDFYLSFIGIFVCGLFTTSLWSYTYTLLQYETDEAFYGRVIAYNDMVFMGMCTLISFAIGILFEWGLSLSLITGGLGLFFIVFGFYWKWVQKVIK, from the coding sequence ATGAAACATTATGTTGAGTTGTTACGCAACAACACAACGCTTCGTCGCTTAAGCATTATCCAGCTCATTAGTTATTTTGGCGCATGGTTTAGCCACATGGGAATTTATACCCTTTTGATTCAGTTAGATGCACCTGTTTGGGCACTCAGTGCGGCGGCGGGGTTTACCTTTTTGCCTTCGATGCTTTTAGCCCCTTTTAGTGGCGCGATCATCGATAAAGTTGATACGAAAAAGTTTATGCTTTTTTTAACAGCGATCGAAATCGTAACAGTTTTCTGGCTTATGTTTATCACGTCACTGGACGCTCTGTGGATTTTACTTGGATTAATTTTTATTCGCATGGGAACGGGAAGTATCTATTTTCAAACGGAGATGTCGCTTTTACCCAAACTTTTAAACAATGACGAACTTAAACTTGCCAATGAAATTCACTCGATGATCTGGTCTATTTCGTATGCGTTTGGAATGGCGGTGGCAGGGTTTTACATTCATTATTTTGGAACCACCAGTGCGTTTGTCGCCGATATGGTGCTTTATTGCATCAGTTTTTACCTGCTGTTGGGCTTAGATATTCCCTCTATCGCAAGTAAACATGCTTTACATGTAAAGGCAATGATTTGGAGTGGGTTTGTTTATATCAGGGAAAATCCAAAGATTATGCATCTGATTTTTCTGCACGCGAGTGTGGGACTAACCGCCTATGATGCGCTCATCGCTCTTTTGGCAGATCATCAATACAAACAGTTTTTATCGATTGCGTTGGTGATGGGTTTTATCAATGCTTCACGTGCGCTCTCTCAGGTTTTAGGGCAATTTTTACTCAGTCGTTATATCACGAAAGAGACTCTTTTTTACATTTTTATCGTTCAAGGTATCGGCATTATGGTCTGGGGTGTATTGCAGTATGATTTTTACCTCAGTTTTATCGGGATCTTTGTGTGCGGGCTTTTTACCACAAGTTTATGGTCGTACACCTACACGCTTTTACAATACGAAACCGATGAAGCTTTTTATGGCAGAGTCATCGCCTATAATGATATGGTTTTTATGGGTATGTGTACACTCATCTCTTTTGCCATTGGGATCTTGTTTGAATGGGGGCTTTCGTTGTCACTGATTACGGGTGGATTGGGCCTCTTTTTTATCGTGTTTGGGTTCTATTGGAAGTGGGTTCAAAAAGTGATAAAATAG
- a CDS encoding class I SAM-dependent methyltransferase, which translates to MNCKICDFDTKMFDDPDLHKQFYRCPNCQCIMLDPFFQLSLEKENSLYDNHHNSLENEGYVKMFEDFLDFFWNDLTCKEKGLDFGSGPTPVLAELLHRRGVSVDYYDKFYQPIKCFENQTYDFITSTEVFEHLEDPVATLSLLSQHLKPEGVIALMTLFHTNDEASFLTWWYRRDPTHITFYTPYTLDVLAKKCGLDVVKTDGKRIAILRKR; encoded by the coding sequence ATGAACTGTAAAATTTGTGATTTTGATACAAAAATGTTTGACGATCCAGACCTTCATAAACAATTTTACCGCTGCCCAAACTGCCAGTGCATCATGCTTGATCCTTTCTTCCAGCTCTCATTAGAAAAAGAAAATAGCCTCTACGACAACCATCACAACTCGTTGGAGAATGAAGGCTATGTGAAAATGTTTGAGGATTTTTTGGATTTCTTTTGGAATGATCTTACATGTAAAGAAAAAGGGCTCGACTTTGGATCTGGACCAACGCCTGTTTTAGCGGAACTTCTTCATCGAAGAGGTGTGAGCGTTGATTATTACGATAAGTTTTATCAACCGATCAAATGCTTTGAAAATCAAACCTATGATTTCATCACGTCCACCGAGGTTTTTGAACATTTAGAAGATCCCGTGGCAACGCTCAGCCTTTTAAGTCAGCATCTTAAACCAGAGGGTGTGATCGCACTGATGACACTGTTTCACACCAATGATGAAGCCTCTTTTTTAACATGGTGGTACCGAAGAGATCCCACGCATATTACATTTTACACGCCTTATACGCTTGATGTTTTAGCTAAAAAATGTGGATTGGACGTTGTTAAAACAGATGGAAAGCGGATCGCGATTTTAAGAAAAAGGTAG
- a CDS encoding MarC family protein produces MNADFSIVSTAILLMFVIDPFGAVPVILSILKDVDIARRRIIIIREMLFGLVILMLFLFGGELFLSIFHLETESVRIAGAVIFFVIGIKMIFPGNEGSSGLYGSSKEPFMVPIAMPLIAGPSTLATLLVLGKAHTHELGGVFAALILAWLASALIMYLSPLLYKLLHEKGLSALERLMGMLLLMMSVQMFIDGIRGLTHTF; encoded by the coding sequence ATGAACGCTGATTTTTCCATTGTTTCGACGGCTATTCTATTGATGTTCGTGATTGATCCTTTTGGCGCGGTTCCAGTGATTCTCTCCATCCTCAAAGATGTAGACATCGCGCGCCGAAGGATTATTATTATCCGAGAAATGCTTTTTGGACTTGTTATTTTGATGCTTTTTCTTTTTGGTGGAGAGCTCTTTTTAAGTATTTTTCACTTGGAAACAGAATCGGTTCGCATCGCAGGAGCAGTGATCTTTTTTGTCATTGGCATCAAGATGATTTTCCCAGGAAATGAAGGCAGTAGCGGACTGTATGGCTCGTCCAAAGAGCCTTTTATGGTACCCATCGCGATGCCACTCATCGCAGGCCCCTCAACACTCGCAACGCTCTTAGTCCTTGGAAAAGCACACACGCACGAACTAGGCGGAGTCTTTGCCGCGCTCATTCTAGCATGGCTTGCCTCCGCACTCATCATGTACCTCTCGCCCCTACTCTACAAACTGCTACACGAAAAAGGACTCTCAGCGCTTGAACGCTTGATGGGAATGTTGCTTTTAATGATGTCCGTGCAGATGTTTATAGACGGCATACGAGGGCTGACTCACACTTTTTAG
- the msrA gene encoding peptide-methionine (S)-S-oxide reductase MsrA — MKYEVATLGGGCFWCLEAVFEETRGVIDVVSGYAGGTLLNPSYEQVSSGTTGHAEVVQVTFDPSIISYEALLKIFWLIHDPTTLNRQGNDVGTQYRSVIFYHDEHQKKQAEASMKAFSSKFTKPLVTEIKPLETFYKAEAYHQDYFKNNPNQGYCMFVVSPKVEHFKHEYKDLVK; from the coding sequence ATGAAATACGAAGTTGCAACATTAGGTGGTGGCTGTTTTTGGTGCTTGGAAGCGGTTTTTGAAGAGACCCGCGGTGTGATAGACGTGGTGAGTGGTTACGCAGGAGGAACACTTCTTAACCCAAGCTATGAACAGGTTAGCAGTGGTACCACAGGACATGCAGAAGTGGTGCAAGTGACGTTTGATCCTAGCATCATTTCGTATGAAGCATTGCTAAAAATCTTTTGGCTCATTCACGACCCCACCACGCTCAATCGCCAAGGAAACGATGTCGGAACTCAGTACCGCTCTGTCATTTTCTATCACGATGAACACCAAAAAAAGCAAGCCGAAGCGTCCATGAAAGCCTTTTCAAGTAAATTTACCAAACCTCTTGTCACCGAAATAAAGCCCTTGGAAACGTTCTACAAAGCCGAAGCTTACCACCAAGACTATTTCAAAAATAACCCAAACCAAGGCTATTGCATGTTTGTCGTTTCGCCTAAAGTAGAGCATTTTAAGCATGAATATAAGGATTTGGTGAAATAG
- a CDS encoding methyl-accepting chemotaxis protein produces MKISTRILISLVLSLLLLGGCLIGISYSNTKSNAETFVSDYEKSAYTFYENELKTIMEMMQQNANTIYKSEKAKGSSDETIKEAILAQLDELRFFNDKSGYIFIYENDGTNVLLPTNKSLQGKSLIGLKDSNGVFFVKELIAMAQKGGGLVKYFFPKIKDGQPFLKFAYAVPFEPYKWTLGTGIYVDNVEAEVNKIKTQISENVASQIRSFLLISLVLVVFSIAGTMVIIKRTISNPLNALILRADNLSSGDGDLTRKLEVVGRDEIAEASTSINRFIEKVRILIGEAKNLSNENSSISHELSSTSLEVGRSVETSMQIVGNTTSKATTLKQEMNAGMNEAKAGKEELLKANNYLTEANNAILELTKEIQVSASTEIELAHRVQQLSSDASQAKDILVVIGDIADQTNLLALNAAIEAARAGEHGRGFAVVADEVRKLAERTQKSLQEINATINVIVQAIADSSDQMTSNSKKVESLATTASDVETKINNMFNVMGNATKVSDKTAENYLKTGSDIESMIDDVSRINDISSQNARSVEEIASAAEHLSRMTETLNLKLSEFRT; encoded by the coding sequence ATGAAAATTTCAACGCGGATTTTAATCTCGCTCGTTCTATCACTGCTACTCTTAGGTGGATGTTTAATTGGTATATCCTACAGCAATACCAAAAGTAACGCCGAGACCTTTGTCAGTGATTATGAAAAAAGTGCCTATACCTTTTATGAAAATGAACTCAAAACAATTATGGAGATGATGCAACAAAATGCAAACACCATCTATAAATCAGAAAAAGCCAAAGGCAGTTCCGATGAAACAATCAAAGAAGCTATTTTGGCACAATTGGATGAACTGCGCTTTTTCAATGACAAAAGTGGTTATATTTTTATTTATGAAAATGATGGCACTAACGTTCTTCTCCCTACCAATAAATCACTGCAAGGCAAAAGTCTCATTGGCTTAAAAGACAGCAATGGCGTCTTTTTTGTGAAAGAACTCATCGCAATGGCACAAAAAGGTGGCGGTCTTGTGAAATACTTTTTTCCAAAAATCAAAGATGGACAGCCGTTTTTGAAATTTGCCTACGCCGTACCCTTTGAACCCTACAAATGGACGCTAGGAACGGGTATTTATGTCGATAATGTCGAAGCGGAAGTAAATAAAATCAAAACACAAATCAGTGAAAATGTTGCTTCTCAGATTCGCTCGTTCTTGCTCATCTCTTTAGTCCTTGTGGTTTTCAGCATCGCAGGAACCATGGTTATCATCAAACGAACGATTTCAAACCCTTTGAACGCACTGATTCTCCGAGCAGACAACCTCTCCAGTGGCGATGGCGACCTGACGCGCAAACTTGAAGTGGTCGGACGCGATGAGATCGCAGAAGCGAGTACAAGCATTAACCGTTTTATCGAAAAAGTGCGCATTTTAATCGGGGAAGCGAAGAACCTCTCGAATGAAAACTCTTCCATTTCGCATGAACTCTCTTCAACATCCCTTGAAGTAGGACGTTCGGTTGAGACATCTATGCAAATTGTAGGCAACACCACGAGTAAAGCCACAACACTCAAACAAGAGATGAATGCGGGTATGAATGAAGCCAAGGCAGGAAAAGAGGAGCTTCTAAAAGCCAACAACTATCTCACAGAAGCCAACAATGCCATACTTGAACTGACCAAAGAGATTCAAGTCAGTGCAAGCACCGAGATTGAACTTGCACACCGTGTTCAACAACTCAGCTCCGATGCCAGCCAAGCCAAAGACATCTTGGTGGTGATTGGCGATATTGCCGATCAGACCAATCTGTTGGCACTGAATGCCGCCATTGAAGCAGCGCGTGCAGGCGAGCATGGACGAGGCTTTGCCGTTGTTGCTGATGAGGTGCGAAAACTAGCAGAGCGAACCCAAAAAAGTCTGCAAGAGATCAATGCAACGATCAATGTCATTGTTCAAGCCATCGCGGACAGTAGCGATCAAATGACCTCTAACTCCAAAAAAGTAGAATCCCTTGCCACTACGGCAAGCGACGTTGAGACAAAAATCAACAATATGTTCAACGTCATGGGCAATGCCACCAAAGTTTCCGATAAAACTGCAGAAAATTACCTCAAAACTGGCTCCGACATCGAATCGATGATTGATGATGTCAGTCGCATTAACGACATCTCCTCTCAAAATGCCAGAAGTGTTGAAGAGATAGCGAGTGCGGCGGAACACCTCAGCCGTATGACCGAAACACTCAACCTCAAACTTTCCGAATTTAGAACATGA
- a CDS encoding ABC transporter ATP-binding protein has product MKNHVVIEAKEIVTSFGKNVIHDGISFKIQKGEIFGLLGGSGSGKTTLLREMIMLQRTTEGQMLVLGTDVMKASSKMAQKLRQKWGVLFQFGALFTSLTILENITIAMREYTDLPAWIIEESALMKLSMVGLPPKVATMFPSELSGGMKKRAGLARALALDPKLLFLDEPTSGLDPQSARAFDELILTLRDTLGITVVMVTHDKDTMANVLDRFVILGNKKVLFEGNMEQLKQTTNDELKKFLS; this is encoded by the coding sequence ATGAAAAATCATGTTGTTATTGAAGCAAAAGAGATTGTGACCTCGTTTGGCAAAAATGTCATTCACGATGGCATCAGCTTTAAAATCCAAAAAGGGGAGATTTTTGGACTCTTGGGTGGTAGCGGTAGCGGTAAAACAACACTGCTTCGAGAGATGATCATGCTCCAAAGAACAACCGAGGGGCAGATGCTTGTTTTAGGCACCGATGTGATGAAAGCCTCATCCAAAATGGCTCAAAAGTTAAGGCAAAAATGGGGTGTGCTGTTTCAGTTTGGCGCTTTGTTCACCTCGTTAACCATTTTAGAAAACATAACCATCGCGATGCGTGAATACACAGATCTTCCTGCTTGGATTATCGAAGAATCTGCTTTGATGAAACTCTCCATGGTAGGACTTCCTCCCAAAGTAGCCACGATGTTTCCCTCAGAACTCAGCGGTGGTATGAAAAAAAGAGCAGGACTTGCGAGGGCTCTTGCACTTGATCCAAAACTACTTTTTTTAGATGAACCAACCTCGGGGCTTGATCCTCAAAGTGCAAGAGCCTTTGATGAACTCATCCTCACGCTTCGAGACACCCTAGGCATCACCGTGGTGATGGTCACGCACGATAAAGACACGATGGCAAATGTCCTTGATCGCTTTGTCATTTTAGGCAATAAAAAAGTGCTCTTTGAAGGCAATATGGAACAGTTAAAACAGACAACGAACGACGAATTGAAAAAATTTTTAAGTTGA
- a CDS encoding MlaD family protein, producing the protein MENRLSYILVGAFIFVLLIGGVLAIFWLGNYSDEGAFKFYRVATKESVSGLNEKAPVKLRGVQIGEVRAITINPKNAEEVLVTIRVQDDAPIKEDTYAVIEAQGITGLSFIQLQGGTNEAKELKTSGKVEEYGIIYSKPSTFSRLDKTITSLSTKAEMIFERAERIMSEKNVKNLEIIIENSAKIAESTSKTMANIEAHNKEINQLLQEATAAVKGVKDMSHSFSTAVDTTGVTMMRDVSKASQSITNVMGGLNQKLEKGSFDVDILLKENLMPLHQTLQELHVLLNETQGLVSNLKDSPSDLLFKEETIKPAPNER; encoded by the coding sequence ATGGAAAATAGACTCAGTTATATTTTAGTAGGCGCATTTATTTTTGTATTGCTCATCGGAGGTGTTTTGGCGATCTTTTGGTTGGGAAACTATTCCGATGAAGGAGCCTTTAAATTTTACAGGGTGGCGACCAAAGAGTCTGTTTCAGGACTCAATGAAAAAGCACCTGTCAAACTTCGAGGTGTTCAAATCGGTGAAGTACGCGCCATCACCATTAACCCCAAAAATGCCGAAGAAGTCTTAGTCACCATTCGTGTTCAAGATGATGCGCCTATTAAAGAAGATACGTATGCTGTTATCGAAGCACAAGGGATTACGGGGCTTAGTTTTATTCAGCTTCAAGGCGGAACCAACGAAGCCAAAGAGCTTAAAACCAGTGGTAAAGTCGAAGAGTATGGTATTATCTACTCTAAACCTTCAACCTTTTCAAGGCTCGATAAAACAATCACCTCGTTAAGCACCAAAGCAGAGATGATTTTTGAGCGGGCTGAGCGCATTATGAGTGAGAAAAATGTCAAAAACTTGGAGATTATCATTGAAAATAGTGCCAAGATAGCTGAATCTACCAGCAAAACCATGGCAAACATCGAAGCACACAACAAAGAGATCAATCAACTCTTACAAGAAGCTACTGCTGCTGTCAAAGGGGTTAAAGATATGTCGCATTCGTTCTCAACCGCCGTTGATACCACGGGCGTTACAATGATGCGTGACGTGAGTAAAGCCTCTCAAAGCATTACGAATGTTATGGGAGGACTCAATCAAAAACTTGAGAAAGGCTCCTTCGATGTCGATATTTTACTGAAAGAGAACCTGATGCCTTTACACCAAACGCTTCAAGAGTTACATGTACTGCTGAATGAAACACAAGGTCTTGTCAGTAACCTCAAAGATAGTCCAAGTGACCTTCTCTTCAAAGAAGAGACCATCAAACCTGCTCCAAATGAACGATAA